A single genomic interval of Pochonia chlamydosporia 170 chromosome 7, whole genome shotgun sequence harbors:
- a CDS encoding vacuolar sorting protein SNF7 family protein (similar to Metarhizium acridum CQMa 102 XP_007814525.1) — translation MLIGQEPAYRARFPALYSDFRSQRTLNPDGYHANIAAWQGALSSLCLRGLLSSRGSSSSLLILSVDELLPHHFENHRFGQPLALGTVIRQAVADHRFLSVNTFLYPQAATLSRNLSSITWSAAQWTARQLGIIDRVNGEDSLPTGRYVIVSNVEAVSREFKRQTVGKSSQFDRIFTRRQFQAVYAPILVAGQCLSEDDMEVLLTFLSRNMRVIDYDGEIIRIRQPSDEPRISPEDAAVASIKELTANLRHQTNVLNDQIDSLNREVRAALERENRIAAHASLKSKKLAESLLAKRYATLHQLEDIAAKVEQASDQVQLVNVMKSSANALRNLNNRVGGSETVQEVMGHIREQISDVDEVAAILAESTGEIVNESEIDEELEALETEARGKVQLEEGQGITQGEDPTAEGIQSRLAALSTPPSEIIPDKGQSNSETIEARVAGLSLEHS, via the coding sequence ATGCTAATCGGTCAAGAGCCCGCATACAGAGCCCGATTCCCTGCACTTTACAGTGATTTCCGGTCGCAACGGACCCTCAACCCAGATGGATATCACGCGAACATTGCTGCCTGGCAAGGGGCACTATCATCACTGTGCCTGAGAGGACTACTTTCGAGTCGCGGATCGAGCTCGAGTTTATTGATTCTGAGTGTCGATGAACTCCTCCCTCACCACTTCGAAAACCATCGCTTTGGTCAGCCCCTCGCCTTAGGGACTGTAATACGACAGGCTGTAGCCGACCATAGATTCCTCTCAGTTAATACATTTTTATATCCGCAGGCCGCCACCCTGAGTCGAAATTTGTCGTCTATTACTTGGAGCGCCGCACAATGGACTGCCAGACAACTCGGCATCATAGACAGGGTCAATGGCGAAGATAGTCTCCCTACTGGGCGGTATGTTATTGTGAGCAATGTCGAGGCGGTTTCCCGAGAATTCAAGCGGCAAACAGTCGGGAAATCGTCCCAATTTGACCGAATCTTCACCAGACGACAGTTCCAGGCTGTTTACGCCCCAATACTGGTCGCTGGCCAATGTCTATCAGaagatgacatggaggtgTTGCTCACCTTCTTGTCCAGGAACATGCGCGTTATTGACTACGATGGCGAGATAATACGCATTCGGCAACCTTCTGACGAACCAAGGATAAGTCCAGAGGATGCAGCAGTAGCATCGATCAAAGAATTAACTGCAAATCTCCGTCACCAAACCAATGTCCTCAACGACCAAATCGACTCCCTCAACCGCGAAGTGCGGGCCGCTCTGGAACGTGAGAACCGCATTGCTGCTCATGCTTCGTTGAAATCCAAAAAACTAGCAGAATCTTTGCTTGCGAAACGATATGCAACCTTGCATCAACTCGAAGACATAGCTGCCAAGGTTGAGCAGGCATCAGATCAAGTACAGCTTGTGAATGTGATGAAATCATCTGCCAATGCCCTAAGAAATCTTAATAATCGAGTCGGGGGCAGTGAGACTGTGCAGGAAGTCATGGGCCACATCCGAGAGCAAATATCTGACGTGGATGAAGTGGCAGCGATTTTGGCAGAATCTACGGGGGAGATTGTCAACGAATCGGAGATTGATGAGGAACTGGAAGCTTTGGAGACTGAGGCACGCGGAAAGGTGCAAttggaagaagggcaagggatTACGCAAGGGGAGGATCCAACTGCAGAGGGAATACAGAGTCGATTGGCAGCTCTATCCACGCCACCTTCTGAAATTATCCCAGATAAGGGTCAATCAAATTCTGAAACGATTGAGGCACGAGTTGCTGGCTTATCACTGGAGCACAGTTAA
- a CDS encoding postreplication repair protein uvsH/nuvA (similar to Metarhizium acridum CQMa 102 XP_007814524.1): MAVDDVPDSTDWLATPLACLAAVEASMRCQVCKDFYKTPMITTCSHTFCSLCIRRALSNDGKCPLCRAPEQELKLRSNWALEESVEAFSTARQAALDVARSELQTVQPKKRKSDNGRTTDSAVSPTSKRVRMSTRLASNGTRSASHMSPERGFGRVIIPASDEDEGSNNDDDGDSDYSPANADSFVPCPSCEMKMKAWQVFQHLEACSGPTPESMTSETLSTGRELEAKQLRQKTTPDRLPALNYSMLKEPALRKKLAELGIPNQGPRLTLEKRHKEWITIWNANCDSAQPRKRSQLLQDLDVWERTQGHRAIAATKGTISAVTIKDKNFDGAAWAAKHDSSFKDLIANARNSRLRAKESPRDITDDAERRISSCVTNDLHDSRTNYEGISGLTAETRQTDAAILDGASSQFDTEMSEVQTEPSPIPAMRSIAEPEP; the protein is encoded by the exons ATGGCTGTGGACGATGTTCCTGACTCGACAGACTGGCTTGCCACACCCCTCGCCTGCCTGGCCGCGGTTGAGGCATCGATGCGCTGTCAAGTCTGCAAGGACTTTTACAAGACGCCAATGATTACGACATGTTCTCATACTTTCTGTTCTCTTTGCATACGACGGGCCTTGTCTAATGATGGCAAATGTCCCTTGTGTCGAGCTCCTGAGCAGGAGCTGAAACTGCGAAGTAATTGGGCCTTGGAGGAGTCGGTAGAAGCCTTTTCAACAGCACGGCAAGCGGCACTGGATGTAGCCCGTAGCGAGTTGCAAACGGTGCAGCCCAAGAAACGAAAAAGCGACAACGGTAGAACGACCGATTCCGCTGTTTCGCCAACGTCCAAGCGCGTCCGAATGTCTACACGACTGGCTAGCAATGGAACTAGAAGCGCGAGCCATATGTCTCCAGAGCGAGGCTTTGGGCGAGTTATTATTCCGGCATccgatgaagacgagggcAGCAATaatgatgacgatggcgactCTGACTATAGCCCAGCAAATG CCGACAGCTTTGTGCCGTGCCCATCCTGCGAAATGAAAATGAAGGCCTGGCAAGTTTTCCAACACTTAGAAGCGTGCTCAGGGCCAACGCCGGAGTCAATGACCAGCGAAACCCTATCTACCGGACGGGAATTGGAGGCAAAGCAGCTGCGGCAGAAGACGACGCCAGACCGACTACCCGCGCTGAACTATTCGATGTTGAAGGAGCCAGCCCTGCGAAAAAAACTGGCAGAACTAGGAATACCAAATCAAGGGCCAAGGCTGACACTGGAAAAGCGCCATAAAGAGTGGATTACGATCTGGAATGCTAATTGTGATTCTGCTCAACCTCGAAAGCGGTCGCAACTTTTGCAGGACCTAGACGTCTGGGAGAGGACACAGGGGCATAGAGCTATTGCTGCCACCAAGGGAACCATCTCTGCAGTCACGATAAAGGACAAGAATTTCGATGGTGCTGCGTGGGCTGCGAAGCATGATTCGTCTTTCAAAGATCTAATTGCAAATGCGCGGAACAGCAGACTACGAGCCAAAGAATCTCCTAGAGATATAACCGATGATGCAGAACGAAGAATAAGTAGTTGCGTCACCAACGACTTACATGACAGCCGGACTAACTACGAGGGAATTAGTGGATTAACAGCAGAAACACGGCAGACTGATGCAGCGATTTTAGATGGTGCGTCATCGCAGTTTGACACTGAAATGAGCGAAGTTCAGACTGAGCCCTCGCCGATACCAGCGATGAGAAGCATCGCCGAACCTGAGCCCTAA
- a CDS encoding DNA polymerase subunit Cdc27 (similar to Beauveria bassiana ARSEF 2860 XP_008596826.1), producing MDEHRKFLADRLLSEGRPISYRALSASLDVHVNKAKGILFDFHQYQNGMQANSIHATYLVCGVVASASRAVDNAEMDDSPRHSDTLTPLASPKKLTLVGEENLQEVLDIYESITSIHLYALSPMAKKAFWFCEESVYQGNDGGAVYKKNTGLHHKLGVVTNPHLRLRDRNTHHTPALSSTARPPIEEDEQVHQDKKNITGPSSTAKRLPTAHKKEAIGTVNREKPNSILKSFAKANIHVPGKVTSQVKQDDGPAALSDDGEPDDWDIVPSKPTSDSHSITKSRRDREDALRRMMEDEDDEDDEAQPVESAALVNDNVEMTESPVPEASPGAEPTPEKLSITQVDKEPSEILSSTGDGRRRGKRRVMKKKRILDDQGYMVTIQEPGWESFSEDETSPPAKKPTSATGPTQSSSSAKTKMASLKGSQGSIMSFFAKK from the exons ATGGATGAACACAGAAAGTTTCTGGCAGATCGCCTGCTGAGCGAGGGGCGACCG ATCTCCTACCGAGCCCTAAGCGCCTCCCTCGATGTTCATGTCAACAAGGCAAAAGG CATACTCTTTGATTTCCACCAGTATCAAAATGGAATGCAGGCAAACTCGATACACGCAACCTACCTCGTCTGCGGTGTTGTTGCTTCAGCAAGTAGGGCGGTGGATAACGCTGAAATGGATGACTCGCCTCGCCATTCGGATACTTTAACACCGTTGGCGAGCCCTAAAAAGTTGACCCTTGTGGGCGAAGAGAATTTGCAAG AGGTGTTGGACATTTATGAAAGCATTACGTCAATTCATTTATATGCCTTGTCACCTATGGCGAAGAAAGCTTTCTGGTTTTGTGAAGAATCGGTCTATCAGGGGAACGATGGCGGTGCAGTCTACAAGAAGAACACTGGCCTGCACCACAAGCTCGGAGTTGTTACTAATCCACACCTCCGTCTGCGAGATCGCAACACTCATCATACCCCGGCCCTTTCCAGTACTGCGCGGCCCCCAattgaggaggatgagcaaGTCCatcaggacaagaagaacataACTGGCCCATCGTCGACAGCCAAGCGGCTGCCTACCGCACATAAGAAGGAGGCAATTGGTACCGTAAATCGAGAGAAACCAAACTCCATACTCAAATCATTTGCGAAGGCCAATATCCATGTCCCTGGGAAGGTTACAAGCCAAGTTAAGCAAGATGATGGGCCTGCCGCGCTTTCAGATGATGGAGAGCCCGATGACTGGGACATTGTGCCCTCCAAACCCACCTCCGATTCGCACTCCATCACGAAGTCGCGCAGAGATCGAGAGGATGCTTTAAGACGTATGAtggaggacgaagatgacgaagatgacgaagcacAACCGGTTGAATCAGCCGCACTCGTAAATGATAACGTCGAGATGACGGAAAGCCCTGTGCCCGAAGCCTCTCCTGGAGCAGAGCCCACACCCGAGAAGCTGTCAATCACCCAGGTCGACAAGGAGCCTTCGGAGATACTTTCAAGTACCGGAGACGGCCGGAGACGGGGTAAGCGTAGGGttatgaagaagaagcgaatCCTGGACGATCAGGGTTACATGG TCACCATTCAAGAACCTGGGTGGGAGTCCTTTTCTGAGGACGAAACTTCCCCGCCCGCCAAAAAGCCAACCTCTGCAACTGGACCGACacaatcttcatcatctgctAAGACAAAGATGGCGTCTCTGAAGGGCTCTCAAGGCAGCATCATGTCTTTTTTTGCCAAGAAATGA